From a single Silene latifolia isolate original U9 population chromosome 6, ASM4854445v1, whole genome shotgun sequence genomic region:
- the LOC141586527 gene encoding uncharacterized protein LOC141586527 isoform X2 has product MIMDLQDFILRARVLKLYRHALRTARRAPGTSRDELQQTIRQEMETNKGCQDKQQIRYLVSEGFERVKRLDEMLDMQGF; this is encoded by the exons ATGATCATGGATTTACAGGACTTTATTCTCCGTGCAAGAGTGCTGAAGCTGTACAGACATGCATTAAGAACTGCGAGGCGAGCCCCTGGCACTTCTAGAG ATGAATTGCAGCAAACGATTAGACAAGAAATGGAGACTAACAAGGGGTGTCAGGATAAACAGCAGATTCGTTACTTGGTAAGTGAAGGGTTCGAGAGAGTAAAACGTCTCGATGAGATGCTCGACATGCAAGGTTTCTGA
- the LOC141587754 gene encoding F-box/kelch-repeat protein At3g06240-like, protein MPIINLNGESEKNGEKASNICHASKLKYLPPELWASIIINLPVKTLLRFRCVCKSWCSIIDQPDFAYTNLKLCKIDSNETKIVALERLGESGTEGCALTIHRGNTLEETAHIFKSSDSYALISRCNELLLLNRYVHYPDRPADLKEMRLWNPSVRKSLLIPACPLVDAKYLLGFSPRCKDYKIVAMLSNHSKIHVAVYTLREKTWSVRNNCLDVISSYVELMFTARFYHREAAFYFQGAVYWFGIDQRGSHLAVLTLTEQNYLISFNFDSEKFTLLEIPQETKGIGTRSYYRRYLFILGESLAIFSITKEKSGIWVLKQGSGKGVWTKWFSGHSTSHAYDFFSLSCSCSPLSPLLYYESDGDSYFFFGKNSYNIATGQVTKLGKSRYNFLDLGTYMESLLLWKGYGAEDMASFP, encoded by the coding sequence ATGCCCATAATCAATCTCAATGGCGAAAGCGAAAAGAACGGGGAGAAAGCGTCAAACATTTGCCACGCTTCCAAATTAAAGTACTTACCCCCTGAGCTGTGGGCTTCTATTATAATAAATTTACCGGTGAAGACACTATTAAGATTCAGGTGCGTCTGTAAATCTTGGTGCTCCATTATTGATCAACCCGACTTTGCTTACACGAATCTTAAACTATGCAAAATTGATTCCAACGAAACTAAAATCGTTGCCCTCGAGAGATTAGGAGAATCCGGGACAGAAGGATGCGCCCTGACAATTCATCGGGGCAACACTCTTGAAGAAACTGctcatattttcaagagttccgATTCATACGCTCTAATAAGCAGATGTAATGAATTGTTGTTATTGAACCGCTACGTTCATTACCCTGATAGGCCTGCTGATTTAAAAGAGATGAGACTGTGGAACCCTTCTGTACGCAAATCGTTGTTAATTCCCGCTTGCCCGCTTGTTGATGCTAAGTATTTACTTGGATTTTCCCCTCGCTGTAAGGACTATAAAATTGTGGCAATGCTAAGTAATCATTCAAAGATTCATGTCGCGGTTTATACCCTCCGTGAAAAAACATGGAGTGTTAGAAATAATTGCCTCGATGTCATCAGTAGCTACGTGGAGCTTATGTTTACAGCAAGGTTTTATCATCGAGAAGCTGCTTTTTATTTTCAAGGCGCTGTATATTGGTTTGGAATAGATCAGCGTGGATCTCATCTCGCGGTTTTGACCCTTACTGAACAAAATTATCTTATTTCTTTCAACTTTGATTCGGAAAAATTCACCCTTTTGGAAATTCCGCAGGAAACGAAGGGAATAGGAACAAGGTCATATTATAGGAGGTATTTGTTTATTCTTGGGGAATCGCTGGCAATTTTTAGTATTACTAAAGAAAAATCGGGAATATGGGTGCTGAAGCAGGGGAGCGGAAAGGGGGTATGGACTAAATGGTTTTCAGGACATTCGACAAGTCATGCTTATGATTTTTTTAGTCTCTCTTGTTCATGTTCACCACTATCACCATTACTCTATTATGAGAGTGATGGCGATAGCTATTTCTTTTTTGGGAAGAATTCTTATAATATTGCTACTGGACAAGTGACAAAGCTCGGAAAATCTAGGTATAACTTTTTGGATTTGGGAACGTATATGGAGAGCTTGTTATTGTGGAAAGGATACGGAGCTGAGGACATGGCGTCTTTCCCTTGA
- the LOC141587755 gene encoding uncharacterized protein LOC141587755, whose protein sequence is MRLCNPSIRKSLLLPPCPLLPSDWPAPKFVLGFALHSQDYKVVAIAFKRIKRVELRVMGVAVYTLSNQQWSVRDNVLNIDYSSFNNLYGAYYFCEGAAHWLRDAPLTPDEVTSYRFYNQTHLVSFDFDSEHFTFLELPVALDELENYSGSLFILGESLALFCISLLSFRIWVLKQENGNRLWTLWFSGPSSREGYEFFYHMGSPTKRVLYFEGDGGYLVYGKKSYNIVTCQVRELGKSMSYDSQLTTYSESLVLCNQFGTVNMA, encoded by the coding sequence ATGAGATTATGTAATCCGAGTATTAGAAAATCATTGCTACTTCCTCCTTGTCCACTTCTTCCCTCTGATTGGCCCGCGCCTAAATTTGTACTTGGATTTGCGCTTCATAGTCAGGATTATAAAGTCGTTGCAATCGCATTTAAACGCATTAAGCGTGTAGAGCTTCGTGTGATGGGTGTTGCAGTTTACACACTTAGTAATCAACAATGGTCTGTCAGGGATAATGTCCTCAATATCGATTATTCGTCCTTTAATAATTTGTATGGGGCCTACTACTTCTGTGAGGGCGCAGCTCACTGGCTTAGAGATGCTCCATTGACTCCAGATGAGGTTACTAGTTATCGGTTTTATAATCAGACTCATCTTGTTTCCTTTGATTTTGATTCGGAACATTTCACCTTTTTGGAATTGCCAGTTGCGTTGGATGAATTAGAAAATTATTCCGGGTCTCTATTTATTCTCGGGGAATCACTAGCGCTTTTCTGCATTTCTCTTTTGAGTTTTAGAATATGGGTGTTGAAACAGGAGAATGGAAATAGACTATGGACTCTATGGTTTTCAGGTCCTTCAAGTCGTGAGGGTTATGAATTCTTCTACCATATGGGATCACCAACAAAAAGGGTATTATATTTTGAGGGTGATGGTGGCTATCTTGTTTATGGGAAGAAATCCTATAATATTGTTACTTGCCAAGTACGGGAGCTTGGAAAGTCTATGAGCTATGATTCACAACTGACAACGTATTCTGAGAGCTTGGTGTTGTGCAATCAATTCGGAACCGTGAATATGGCATAA
- the LOC141586527 gene encoding endoribonuclease Dicer homolog 3-like isoform X1, producing the protein MLAGQLREEIGLNIDKFNIPSLLLLEALTTQRCLEDFSSERLELLGDSVLKYSVSCHLFLTYPEKQEGKLSAHRQQAICNATLHYLGIKGGLQEYIRDSPFEPRRWVAPGQLSVHPTSCLHGIDSSKVPLDSKYQTIDEKHVLGKNCDKGHRWLVSKNIADCVEAVIGAYYVAGGLAASIHVMTWLGIEAKLDMGYVDKAVDVASVRPFAQKVDEITTLESKLGYDFSTKGLLLEAITHSTYENAGLKYCYERLEFLGDAVLDVLMTWHLYQNHKDIDPGELTDLRAASVNNENFAQVAVRRNLFPHLLHSSSLLAEQVTDYVNLITKAEGTKTLQGRQCPKALGDLVESIAGAILIDTKLQIGEVWRVFYPLLSPIVTPENLELAPIRELNELCDRRGYFFKEQCVNHSQVIFVELKLQLTDILLIGEGIARTRKAARGEAAFHLLKDLEDRGISFAHVVGEKRKREPHDVTLCSLDGTITLDIVSHKKQKVAQVPIGGVPVISSVNAQKGGPRSSLYDLCKRLQWPMPSFETTGRQLITPIEVGEGPNKKKGFNSFMSKITLCIPDFGVMEAMGEEKADKKRSLDSAALSLLLDLEKLGKLVIGCSH; encoded by the coding sequence ATGTTGGCCGGCCAGCTCAGGGAAGAGATTGGTTTGAATATAGACAAATTTAATATTCCAAGTTTACTTCTTTTGGAAGCACTTACAACTCAGAGATGCTTGGAAGATTTTTCGTCAGAGCGTTTAGAGTTACTCGGTGATTCAGTACTGAAATATTCAGTGAGCTGTCATCTTTTTCTAACATATCCCGAAAAACAGGAAGGAAAGTTATCTGCTCATCGCCAGCAAGCTATTTGCAACGCTACCTTACATTATTTGGGAATTAAGGGAGGCCTACAAGAGTATATACGTGACAGCCCATTTGAACCTCGTCGTTGGGTGGCCCCTGGGCAGCTTTCTGTTCACCCCACTTCTTGTTTGCATGGTATTGACTCATCTAAAGTGCCCTTAGATAGCAAATACCAAACTATTGATGAAAAGCATGTGCTTGGTAAGAATTGTGACAAGGGACATAGGTGGTTGGTCTCCAAAAATATAGCTGATTGTGTTGAGGCGGTTATTGGGGCGTACTATGTGGCTGGTGGATTAGCGGCGTCTATCCACGTGATGACATGGCTGGGAATTGAAGCTAAGTTGGACATGGGTTATGTTGATAAGGCTGTTGATGTGGCATCTGTTCGGCCTTTTGCCCAAAAAGTTGATGAGATTACAACCCTAGAATCCAAACTTGGATACGACTTTTCTACCAAAGGGCTGTTACTTGAAGCTATTACTCATTCCACATATGAAAATGCCGGGTTGAAATATTGTTATGAGAGGCTTGAGTTTCTTGGGGATGCTGTGCTTGATGTGCTGATGACATGGCATCTTTATCAAAACCATAAAGATATTGACCCGGGAGAATTGACCGATCTACGGGCAGCTTCTGTGAATAATGAGAATTTTGCTCAAGTTGCTGTGAGGCGCAACCTCTTCCCTCACCTTCTACACTCTTCTTCGTTACTTGCTGAACAAGTAACAGATTATGTGAATCTAATTACGAAGGCCGAGGGTACCAAAACACTGCAAGGAAGGCAGTGTCCCAAGGCTCTTGGTGACTTGGTGGAGAGTATTGCTGGAGCTATACTTATAGACACCAAGCTTCAAATCGGCGAAGTTTGGAGAGTTTTCTATCCATTGTTGTCTCCTATAGTGACTCCTGAGAATCTTGAGTTGGCACCGATCCGAGAACTAAATGAATTATGTGATCGCCGTGGTTACTTTTTCAAAGAACAATGTGTCAATCACAGTCAAGTAATATTTGTAGAGCTTAAATTACAACTGACTGACATTTTACTGATAGGAGAAGGAATTGCTAGAACTAGGAAAGCCGCTAGAGGAGAAGCTGCTTTTCATTTGTTAAAGGATCTAGAAGATCGCGGGATTTCATTTGCTCATGTTGTGGGAGAAAAGAGGAAAAGGGAACCACATGACGTTACGCTGTGTTCATTAGATGGGACGATCACATTGGATATTGTATCTCACAAAAAGCAAAAGGTAGCTCAGGTTCCTATTGGAGGCGTTCCGGTCATTTCATCTGTTAACGCACAGAAAGGAGGGCCGAGGAGCTCACTGTATGATCTATGTAAAAGATTGCAGTGGCCAATGCCAAGTTTTGAGACTACAGGACGCCAGTTGATAACTCCGATTGAAGTTGGTGAAGGTCCAAACAAGAAGAAAGGGTTTAATAGTTTTATGTCGAAAATAACCCTGTGCATACCTGACTTTGGTGTGATGGAGGCCATGGGAGAAGAAAAAGCTGATAAGAAAAGATCTCTGGATTCTGCAGCATTGTCCCTTCTTCTTGATCTTGAAAAACTCGGAAAGCTAGTTATTGGTTGTTCTCATTAA